One window of Fusarium oxysporum f. sp. lycopersici 4287 supercont2.40 genomic scaffold, whole genome shotgun sequence genomic DNA carries:
- a CDS encoding myosin-crossreactive antigen: MYYSKGNYEAFARPLKPEGIESKRAWIVGSGLAGLSTAAFLVRDAQMPGKNITILEELKIPGGALDGIKEPEKGFVIRGGREMESHFECLWDLFRSVPSIEEEGASVLDEFYWLNKRDPNFSLQRATINQGQDAETGKLAEVENKRIDEVFSEDFFKSNFWLYWQTMFAFQTWHSALEMKLYLHRFVNHIKGMPDFSTLKFTKYNQYESLVLPLHKWLEDQGVVFQYCTEVQDVDFNIGENKKTATFIHWIRDGEKGGQSLGVNNLVFMTIGSLTENSGLGDQHTPAKLHDGPAPAWDLWRRIAAKDPSFGRPEVFCDNIPATKWMSATVTTLDKRVPEYIQKICKRDPFSGRVVTGGIVTVRDSSWIMSWTVNRQPHFKNQPKDQIVVWVYGLLVEKNGDYVKKPMQDCTGEEITQEWLYHMGVPENDIPVLAAEGAKCVPVMMPYVTSFFMPRKAGDRPDIVPAGAENFAFLGQFSETTRDTIFTTEYSVRTAMESVYQLTGVDRGVPEVFGSTYDVRVLLDAMCQLRDGKELATWLPERIRRFLVNKLEGSQIGQLMHEYHLI, from the exons ATGTATTACAGCAAAGGCAACTATGAAGCCTTTGCGCGACCACTCAAGCCTGAAGGTATTGAGTCCAAAAGGGCATGGATTGTCGGCTCTGGCCTCGCTGGTCTGTCAACCGCCGCATTCCTTGTGCGCGATGCTCAAATGCCAGGAAagaacatcaccatcctTGAAGAACTGAAGATCCCAGGCGGTGCCTTGGACGGCATCAAAGAACCCGAGAAAGGGTTCGTCATCCGCGGTGGCCGCGAGATGGAATCCCACTTCGAGTGCCTTTGGGATCTCTTCCGTTCTGTTCCCTCgattgaggaggagggagcTAGTGTTCTTGATGAGTTTTATTGGCTCAACAAGAGAGATCCGAACTTCTCGCTCCAGCGCGCTACGATcaatcaaggtcaagatgcAGAGACTGGGAAGCT agctgaagttgagaatAAGCGCATTGACGAAGTCTTCAGCGAAGACTTCTTCAAGAGCAACTTTTGGCTCTACTGGCAGACCATGTTTGCTTTTCAGACCTGGCACTCTGctttggagatgaagctgtACCTCCATCGCTTTGTCAACCATATCAAAGGCATGCCTGACTTTTCGACCCTCAAATTCACCAAGTACAACCAATATGAgtctcttgtgctgccaTTGCATAAGTGGCTCGAGGATCAGGGTGTTGTATTTCAGTACTGCACCGAGGTTCAAGATGTCGACTTCAACATTGGGGAGAATAAGAAGACTGCAACTTTCATTCATTGGATCAGAGATGGAGAGAAGGGTGGTCAGTCTCTCGGAGTAAACAACCTCGTCTTTATGACTATTGGTTCGTTGACGGAGAACTCTGGCTTGGGCGATCAACATACCCCAGCTAAACTACATGATGGTCCAGCTCCCGCCTGGGACTTGTGGCGTCGCATCGCAGCCAAAGACCCCTCTTTCGGCCGCCCAGAGGTTTTCTGTGACAACATCCCTGCGACAAAGTGGATGTCAGCAACTGTCACGACTTTAGACAAACGTGTTCCCGAGTATATCCAGAAGATCTGCAAGCGAGACCCATTCAGCGGAAGAGTCGTAACCGGAGGTATTGTCACAGTCCGGGATTCTAGCTGGATCATGAGCTGGACGGTCAATCGTCAGCCTCACTTCAAGAACCAGCCCAAGGATCAGATTGTTGTTTGGGTCTACGGCcttcttgtcgagaagaacGGCGACTACGTTAAGAAGCCTATGCAAGATTGCACTGGCGAGGAGATCACCCAGGAGTGGCTATATCACATGGGAGTCCCAGAGAACGACATCCCTGTTCTTGCGGCTGAAGGCGCCAAATGCGTTCCAGTAATGATGCCATATGTCACATCTTTCTTCATGCCACGAAAAGCAGGGGATCGTCCCGACATTGTTCCAGCCGGAGCAGAGAACTTTGCCTTCCTTGGGCAATTTTCAGAGACGACACGCGATACTATTTTTACTACAGAATATTCCGTTCGTACGGCTATGGAGTCGGTCTATCAGCTTACTGGAGTGGACCGTGGTGTTCCAGAGGTATTTGGTTCGACTTATGATGTGAGAGTTTTGCTTGATGCAATGTGTCAGTTACGAGATGGCAAGGAATTGGCGACTTGGCTGCCAGAGCGTATTCGAAGGTTTCTTGTCAACAAGTTGGAAGGATCACAGATTGGCCAGTTGATGCATGAGTATCATcttatttag